The Silene latifolia isolate original U9 population chromosome Y, ASM4854445v1, whole genome shotgun sequence sequence ACCCATACACCAAAGTATACCAGAACATTTTACTCCTGAATTTATCATACACCTCAGAATGTATGGCCTGGGCAGTCACATCCTTCACATTAACATCAAACATAGAAGGGTCCCATAATAACCAAACTCTACCCCCACTGTGTAGGCTAGAATTAGTACATATGGACCAATTCTCACACAGATTATTCCTTACTTTATTCCAACTATGGCTTTTAATTTTAGTTTCAACTAAACCAAACAAGCCTACATTATTCATATTAAGAAAATGCTTTATTTCTAGCTGTTTATTGATACTATTCAGACCACGCACATTCCAAAATCCACAACTACCCATTATCAACAAGGCCCCTATTGCATTCACCCTTTTCAACAATCCTATCTCTTGTCTTCTGAATAGAGTGACTCAAGGCTTCCATGAAGCTCAAGCCTCCCGGTATAAAGACTCTTTTCTCCCCCGACTCCTGTCTCATCATCCTGGTGAGGAGTCTTCTAGGCATTGACTGCTCAACCACTGGTTTAGATACCATCACTGGAGTAACAATGCCCCTCTCAACAGTAGCAGTTCTCTGTTGAGATGGAGCTGTCACCTTCTGCACTGGGACAGGCACCTGATGCACAGGACCATTCTTAACTTGCTTCTTCTCAGGACCTGCACCAGCAGCAGCATTCCCTGGTTTAGGTTTCCACACCTTTGCTGCAGGTTTCCCTTCTCCTTTTCTACACTTAGCAGTCTCATGACCCATCCCCTTACATTTGCCACATGTAATAGGAAGCCAATCATACATGACTCTAAGCCAGTGCTGTTTACCATTCTCATCAAAAAAACCAATTTCATTGGGAAACTCCTGATCCACATTTACTTCCACCATTGTTCTAGCATATCCCAGGAAATCCCTATTCTGTGTGGCTTCATCACTTTTAATGTAAGCCCCCACAATTCCACTGATTTTCCTGAGACAATCAGTCCCCCAAAATTTAACATCCAAGCCATACAATTTAATCCAAATAGGAACACGCTTAACATCATGTTTCACAAGTTCCATATCAGGCTCCCAAGCTTTCACAATGACCGGCTTGTTGTCAAAAATGAGATGACCATTATTTAACACAAGTTGTTGCTTTTCCTTAGATTTAAAGCGTACCAGAAACAATTCATTTGGCATAAATGCTATTTTATCCACCCCAAACCCCTGCCAAACCCTCTTAACATAACCAGTAAGAACAGAGCTGGGTGGATTGGCCCCTAAAACGTAACACACAACAGAGGTAGACCAGAATTTCAGCTCACCAGCAACATTCTCAGACGTTAATCGGAGTACAGGTTTAGCCGGCGGCGTCTTCTCCACATCCTGTTGAGGTGCCACTTCTTCAACTACTTCAAGCTCCTCATCCTCTATAATCGATTGTAGGTCAGAATCGAAATCATCCGAAGAAAATCGAAGATGCGGTGGGGCTTTCCCCTTATTAAGACGAAATTCAAaactatttttttgatttttttatgaaGATTGCGACGAATTTGAGggatttttgttgtttttcttattCCGAGCCATTGTTGCTTCAAGAACAAGCTAAACGGTTAGAAGATTAGAGaggattttctctctctaatttctctCTCATCCCTTTCCGTATTATCAACTCTAATCTtttttatatgcatcaaataactatCTATGTACATTAAACAATTTTGTATGTACATGAAATAAGCTACCTTACTAATGCTGACTACTTTTACAGATAATCCTCCAACCAAATACTACAGCCGCAGAGGCAGAACAAATTTCACCGCGTCGACGGAGTCCGCGTGTTAAAGCCAAAGTTCACGAGGAAGTCGCACCAGATTTGCCTCCTAATAAGAACAAGAGGAAGGCTGCAGAAACAAGCAAAGGGCTAACGCAAACTACAAAAAGAAGAAAGCGTTCTGACAAGGATAAGCCTCTCCTCTCTCGGATGAGTCCTTCCTTGATCACTAATTTCATCAGGTTGGGGCCATCCGAAAAGCAAATTGAAGCCATCCACAGTATGGGGTTCAGAGGTTTGTTACAGCTTAAGTCAGAAGAAATTAATGGCCATTTGGCCAGATGGATTATCGAGACATTTAATCCGTTCAACTGTTCATTGATGAACTGCGATCTTGTTATCTCGGATGAGTATGTCCACATTGCAACTGGACTTCCTATGGGACCGATTAACATTGTTGCAGCTAGAATGTTCTGTAAGGAAAAGGAGTACACAGAGGCTGTCAAGAGGTATAAGGCTCAGTTTACCACCTCAGATATTACGGAAAAGGTTCTCTTAGATAAGATGATGGAGCAACGGGATGGTGGAGACGATTTCAAGAGGAATTTCCTCATCTATATCGTCAATGTTCTCTTGATGGAGGTAGTAGGTGATCATCCTAGCCCTCGGATATTAAGCTCCCTTTCAAATCTCTTCGATGTCCCTAACATGAATTGGTGCAAATTTGCACGATCCCATATGATCAGCAACGTCATGTTGTAGAAGGCGgctatagctaattcccctaaaaCATATTTTAGGGGACCGATTCTGATTTTACAGATTATCTACTTAGATAAATGTGTTTTCATTACGAGAATGGTGCGTCGATCATTTCCCTTATTAGAGAATTGGAcggatgagaaaattagagaaagggTTAAGTTGGAGAAGCATATAGGGGCGGCTTTGGCAAGGGCTCTGTTAAACCCATATTTGCCTATGTTGCACCTCAACATGAACGTGAACCTGTACCTGTACCTGAACCTCAACCTGAACCTGAACCTCAACCTGAACCTAAACTTGAAGCTGAATCGGTTGATGAGAGGAAAGAATCCATCATGGTTTTGGCAAGCACAGCCATTCGACTTGCAAACATTTATGGTGACTTTACCAAAGCAGTTAGAAATGCTAAGTGTAAGGCTCCCGCTTTCCCAGCTGTCACGCAAATGTCAAAGTTGGCAGATTGTTTATTTGAAGGATTTTCCCTTTCACAGCAGAGTACAGAAGAAGGTGAAAGGGAAGGTGCCGAATGTGAAAGGGAGGGTGCTACCAAGGATAAGATGGAGGAGGATGAAGTG is a genomic window containing:
- the LOC141628615 gene encoding uncharacterized protein LOC141628615 → MASICFSDGPNLMKLVIKEGLIRERRGLSLSERFLLFVVCVSPLLVSAAFLLFLLGGKSEDEELEVVEEVAPQQDVEKTPPAKPVLRLTSENVAGELKFWSTSVVCYVLGANPPSSVLTGYVKRVWQGFGVDKIAFMPNELFLVRFKSKEKQQLVLNNGHLIFDNKPVIVKAWEPDMELVKHDVKRVPIWIKLYGLDVKFWGTDCLRKISGIVGAYIKSDEATQNRDFLGYARTMVEVNVDQEFPNEIGFFDENGKQHWLRVMYDWLPITCGKCKGMGHETAKCRKGEGKPAAKVWKPKPGNAAAGAGPEKKQVKNGPVHQVPVPVQKVTAPSQQRTATVERGIVTPVMVSKPVVEQSMPRRLLTRMMRQESGEKRVFIPGGLSFMEALSHSIQKTRDRIVEKGLFGLVETKIKSHSWNKVRNNLCENWSICTNSSLHSGGRVWLLWDPSMFDVNVKDVTAQAIHSEVYDKFRSKMFWYTLVYGFNKAAERESLWHSIREYHMGINGPWMVCGDFNAILDYNERIGGAPVSYADVLPLAQVAQDCNLVDLKATGAFFTWNNKHEIGDKVYSRIDRVMINDDWITTFPDSVANFLPEGLFDHCPCLISLECSLQHRTKSFKYFNM